Genomic segment of Bacteroidales bacterium:
TTGGCATCTCATATCTAAACTTTACCATCAGATGACTACCAAAACTTTTCTTACACTACTTGCTTTAGCCTGCCTGTGTTCCAACAACTCCTATGGCCAGGAAGAACAAAAACAGATTACGCTCGAAGACATTTGGGTAAGCGGAAAATTTAATCCAAAAGGTATCCGGGGACTGCTATCCATGAATGATGGGATACACTATATCGTCAGGGAAAGAGATTCAATCAATCAATATCGCTACGATAATAGCATGCTGGAGAATACAATCTTACATCCGGGCATGCTCATTCCCGTGGGTGAAGTAAACCCCATCAAATTTGGCAGCTATTCCTTCAGCAACGACGAGCAGAAGATATTGCTGGCCACCGCAACCGAAAGCATCTATCGCCATTCATCCCACTTAGATTATTATGTGTATGATCGGAAGCTTGAAAAACTAACGCTGCTTAGCCCAAATGGGAAACAAAGGCTTGCCGACTTTTCACCTGATGGAAGCAAAGTGGCCTTTGTCCGCGATAACAATCTCTTTCTTGTGAACCTTGATTCGGGTGTTGAGGTTCAAATCACACATGATGGCCTGGATCGCTGCATCATTAACGGCACCACCGATTGGGTTTACGAAGAAGAATTTGCGATCACAAAAGGATTTTACTGGTCGCCTGATGGAAAGAACATTGCATTTATGCGGTTCGACGAAAGCAATGTAAAGGAATTCTGGATGGAGAACTATGGCAATTTGTATCCTGAGCACCATAAATTCAAATATCCAAAAGCCGGCGAGGACAATTCGGTTGTTAGCATACATATATATAATGTATCAAGTGGAGAAATGATTCAAGTTGACACAGGCGAAGAAACCGACATCTACCTTCCCAGGTTTCAATGGACCAACAACCCTTCTCAACTCGCCATACAACGTTTGAACCGCCACCAGAACAAGCTGGAAATCCTTCTTGCCGATGCCGACTTAGGAAAAACCAAGATTATTTATACCGAAACCAATAAGTATTACATTGATATTACCAACGATTTCACATTTCTTAATGATGAAAATCATTTTGTGATCACGAGCGAGCAAAGCGGGTACAATCATATTTATCTGTATGATCTCAACGGAAAGCTGATCAGGCCGCTCACTTCAGGAAACTGGGATGTAACTGATTTTTATGGTGTTGACCCTAAAAACAACCTGGTTTATTATCAGGCAGCTAAACAACTGGCCTGGAATCGTGAAATCTATTGTGTGAACCTAAAAGGCAAAAATGATAAACGTTTATCAGAAGAGAACGGAAATTGCAGTGCCAGGTTCAGCACAACATTTGACTATTACATAGCGTTCAGGCAATCAATTGATCATCCCGATTATGTTACCATCAACGATAAGAGCGGGAAGACAATCCGCTTACTTGAAGATAATAGTGAGCTGAAGAAATTAGCGCAGGAGTACGGTTTTTCGCAAACGGAACTTTTTTCATTTACTACCTCTGAGCAGGTATTGCTCAATGGAATGATGATCAAACCGCCTGATTTTGACCCAAATAAAAAGTATCCTGTTTTTATGTATGTATATGGTGGGCCGGGGTCGCAATCAGTTACAAACTCATGGGGCCGCGGGCAAACCGGATGGTTTCAGATGCTTGCGCAAATGGGATATATCATCGTTTCAGTTGATAACCGCGGAACTGGCGGTAGGGGTGAGGAGTTTAAGAAAATGACCTACCTGCAATTAGGCAAATACGAAACCATTGATCAGATTGAAGCTGCAAAATACCTCTCATCATTGCCTTATGTTGATAGTTCAAGGATTGGAATCTTTGGCTGGAGCTACGGCGGGTACATGACTTTGCTCTGTATGACCAAAGGAAGCGAATATTTCAGTACGGGCATTGCAGTAGCTTCAGTAAGCTCATGGAGATATTATGATAATATCTACACCGAACGATACATGCGCACACCTCAGGAAAACCCGGGCGGGTATGATGATAATTCACCCATCAATTTTGCAGATCAGTTGAAAGGCAGGCTACTGCTGGTTCACGGCACTGCCGATGATAATGTGCATGTTCAGAATTCTGTTGAGATGATTGATGCCCTCGTAAAAGCAGACAAGCAATTTGACCTGATGTTCTACCCTGATCGTGATCATGGTATTTATGGAGGAAACACCAGGTTGCACCTTTTCAGGATGATGACAGAGTTTCTGAAAAAGAATTTGTGATAAGGTTTGGTACTTTGAAAACGAATGTATAATTTTGCAGCCCCTAAAAATAATTAATTAGTAAGTAGAAATAATATATGATCATTGTACCAGTAAAAGAAGGCGAAAACATTGATAAAGCCTTAAAAAAACTCAAAAGGAAATTTGAGAAAACCGGTGTAGTAAGAGAACTGCGCGAAAGACAGAAGTTCACAAAACCTTCAATCAAGAAACGTGAAGAAAGGCTCAAAGCCATCTACGTTCAGCAAATGCAAATCCAGGAGTTGATTTAAATCATATTTAAATCTTTTATTATCTCCACATATTTGGAGGTAAATTTGCTTGTACCGTAATAATGTAGTAATTTTAGCCGTTAATTACTATTGGGTATAGAAAGCATATTTGTCTCCTTATTTTTTTGATATGCGTGTTGATGATTTTATTCTTTTCCTTACTTCTGAGAAACATTACTCCCCTCATACCATAACCGCATACCGCAACGACCTTGTCCAGTTTTATGGATATATTGAATCTATCTACGGCAATATTGAATCTAAGGATATTGACCACCAGATCATTCGTTCCTGGCTTTCATACCTGATCCAATCAGGAGCAACCGCACGCTCAGCCAACCGCAAACTTTCCACATTAAAATCATACTTCAGGTTTCTTATTAAACGTGAAGTTATCCTGGTGAACCCAATGCAGAAGGTCGTTTCGCTTAAGACAGCCAAAAACCTGCCTGTATTCATCGAAAAGGGAAAGATGAAATCGCTTTTCACATCCGAACATTTTGAAGCCGATTTTAAAGGTGTGCGTAACAGGATCGTACTTGAGATGCTTTATGCAACAGGCATGAGGGTATCGGAACTAATTGGATTAAAACATATAGATGTAGATCTGGCATCAATGAACTTACGGGTCACAGGCAAAAGGAATAAGCAGCGTATAATACCTTTTGGATCCTATCTGTCAGATGCCATGAATGAGTTCATAAAAGTAAAAGAAGAGCAGTTTGGCTCTGTTTCACCTGATAGTTATTTCATCATTACTGAGAAAGGGGAGAAAGCCTATCCTAAACTCATTTATACAATAGTAACCCAAAGCCTGGCGTTTGTTACGACCCAGCCTAAAAGAAGCCCACATATTCTCAGACATAGTTTTGCAACAGGAATGCTCAATAACGGCGCCGATT
This window contains:
- a CDS encoding S9 family peptidase is translated as MTTKTFLTLLALACLCSNNSYGQEEQKQITLEDIWVSGKFNPKGIRGLLSMNDGIHYIVRERDSINQYRYDNSMLENTILHPGMLIPVGEVNPIKFGSYSFSNDEQKILLATATESIYRHSSHLDYYVYDRKLEKLTLLSPNGKQRLADFSPDGSKVAFVRDNNLFLVNLDSGVEVQITHDGLDRCIINGTTDWVYEEEFAITKGFYWSPDGKNIAFMRFDESNVKEFWMENYGNLYPEHHKFKYPKAGEDNSVVSIHIYNVSSGEMIQVDTGEETDIYLPRFQWTNNPSQLAIQRLNRHQNKLEILLADADLGKTKIIYTETNKYYIDITNDFTFLNDENHFVITSEQSGYNHIYLYDLNGKLIRPLTSGNWDVTDFYGVDPKNNLVYYQAAKQLAWNREIYCVNLKGKNDKRLSEENGNCSARFSTTFDYYIAFRQSIDHPDYVTINDKSGKTIRLLEDNSELKKLAQEYGFSQTELFSFTTSEQVLLNGMMIKPPDFDPNKKYPVFMYVYGGPGSQSVTNSWGRGQTGWFQMLAQMGYIIVSVDNRGTGGRGEEFKKMTYLQLGKYETIDQIEAAKYLSSLPYVDSSRIGIFGWSYGGYMTLLCMTKGSEYFSTGIAVASVSSWRYYDNIYTERYMRTPQENPGGYDDNSPINFADQLKGRLLLVHGTADDNVHVQNSVEMIDALVKADKQFDLMFYPDRDHGIYGGNTRLHLFRMMTEFLKKNL
- a CDS encoding 30S ribosomal protein S21, with amino-acid sequence MIIVPVKEGENIDKALKKLKRKFEKTGVVRELRERQKFTKPSIKKREERLKAIYVQQMQIQELI
- a CDS encoding tyrosine-type recombinase/integrase; amino-acid sequence: MRVDDFILFLTSEKHYSPHTITAYRNDLVQFYGYIESIYGNIESKDIDHQIIRSWLSYLIQSGATARSANRKLSTLKSYFRFLIKREVILVNPMQKVVSLKTAKNLPVFIEKGKMKSLFTSEHFEADFKGVRNRIVLEMLYATGMRVSELIGLKHIDVDLASMNLRVTGKRNKQRIIPFGSYLSDAMNEFIKVKEEQFGSVSPDSYFIITEKGEKAYPKLIYTIVTQSLAFVTTQPKRSPHILRHSFATGMLNNGADLNAIKELLGHSSLAATQVYTHNTIERIKHIYQQAHPKA